Genomic DNA from Pseudoalteromonas sp. MM1:
CAAAAAAACCTCACAAAGTGAGGTTTTTCGCTGAACAACTTAAAAAGTGGTTTAAGCGTTTTCAATCATCGAAAGTGCAACGGCTTCAGCCGCTTTAATACCATCAATACCGGCAGATAAAATACCGCCTGCGTAGCCTGCGCCTTCACCCGCTGGGTATAAACCTTTAGTATTTATGCTTTGGAAGCTTCTATCGCGCTTGATACTAATAGGTGAAGATGTTCGAGTTTCTACTCCTGTTAATAAACCGTCGTTTGTAGAAAAACCACGAATTTGCTTATTAAAGGCTGGAATGGCTTCGCGTATTGCATCGATAGCAAACTGCGGAAGCACATTTGCTAAATCGGTGAGTTTTATTCCTGGTGTAAACGACGGTTGTACATCACCTAAATCTCCCGATGCTTTTCCTTTTAAAAAGTCGCCAATTAACTGTGCTGGTGCATCGTAGTTGCTACCGCCTAATACATAGGCTTGCTCTTCTAGTTTACGTTGCAAGTCAATGCCGGCAAGCGGGTGACCAGGGAAGTCTTTTTCAGGTGTAATACCTACTACAATGGCACTATTTGCATTGCGCTCACTACGAGAGTACTGGCTCATACCGTTTGTTACTACGCGGCCTTCCTCAGAGGTGGCGGCTACAACAGTACCTCCTGGGCACATACAAAAGCTGTACACTGTGCGGCCGTTATCACAATGGTGAACAAGCTTATAATCAGCAGAGCCTAAAATGGGGTTACCCGCGTTAGGCCCAAAACGACACTCATCAATCATCGATTGCTTGTGCTCGATTCTAAAGCCAACAGAAAACGGTTTAGCCTCTACATAAATGCCTTTATCGTGAATCATTTTAAAGGTATCACGGGCGCTATGTCCCACAGCAAGTACTACATGGCGGGTATTTAGCGTTTCACCGTTTGAAAGCGTCAAACCAGTTACTTGCCCATCATCTATATGAATATCGTCTACGCGGGTACTGAAGCGGATTTCGCCACCAAGTTCAATAATACGCGCGCGCATTTTTTCAATCATGGTAACAAGTTTAAATGTACCAATGTGTGGTTTACTTACGTATAAAATTTCACTGGGTGCGCCAGCTTCTACAAATTCGGTGATAACTTTACGCCCGTAATGTTTTGGATCTTTTACTTGGCTGTATAGTTTACCGTCTGAAAATGTACCAGCGCCTCCCTCGCCAAACTGCACATTAGACTCTGTATTAAGGGTACGTTTTCGCCAAAAGCCAAAGGTGTCTTTGGTGCGTTCACGTACCTCTTTACCGCGCTCTAAAATAACAGGATTAAAACCCATTTGAGCCAGCACTAAGCCCGCAAATAATCCACACGGGCCAAAGCCAATTACTACAGGGCGCTCAGTAAGGTTAGCGGGGGCGTGGGCAACAAATTTGTATGAAGTATCAGGTGCTGGTTTTACGTGCTGATCTTTTGCAAATGCGTTTAACAGCGTCTCTTCGTTATCTACTTCAATATCAAGGGTATAAATAAGCATAATAGCCGTTTTTTTACGTGCATCGTACCCACGTTTAAACACATTGTAGCTATGTAGCTGCGCTGGCTGTATTTTTAGTTTATCAACTATGGCTTGGCCTATAGCGTCTTCGTTATGATCAAGCGGCAGCTTTATTTCGGTTAAACGTATCATTATTATCTCTTTTAGGTGTCTTAGCGGTAATAGTATCCGCTCACAATAAGAAGTGTAGGGCACGTAATGGCTATACATTAAGGGCGCATATATTACGTTAAATTGACCGCAGATG
This window encodes:
- a CDS encoding NAD(P)/FAD-dependent oxidoreductase: MIRLTEIKLPLDHNEDAIGQAIVDKLKIQPAQLHSYNVFKRGYDARKKTAIMLIYTLDIEVDNEETLLNAFAKDQHVKPAPDTSYKFVAHAPANLTERPVVIGFGPCGLFAGLVLAQMGFNPVILERGKEVRERTKDTFGFWRKRTLNTESNVQFGEGGAGTFSDGKLYSQVKDPKHYGRKVITEFVEAGAPSEILYVSKPHIGTFKLVTMIEKMRARIIELGGEIRFSTRVDDIHIDDGQVTGLTLSNGETLNTRHVVLAVGHSARDTFKMIHDKGIYVEAKPFSVGFRIEHKQSMIDECRFGPNAGNPILGSADYKLVHHCDNGRTVYSFCMCPGGTVVAATSEEGRVVTNGMSQYSRSERNANSAIVVGITPEKDFPGHPLAGIDLQRKLEEQAYVLGGSNYDAPAQLIGDFLKGKASGDLGDVQPSFTPGIKLTDLANVLPQFAIDAIREAIPAFNKQIRGFSTNDGLLTGVETRTSSPISIKRDRSFQSINTKGLYPAGEGAGYAGGILSAGIDGIKAAEAVALSMIENA